A window from Chryseobacterium vaccae encodes these proteins:
- a CDS encoding PDDEXK nuclease domain-containing protein produces MDKRFTDIIELIKQSRNNAIRKVNEELIDLYWNIGEYISKKVELSEWGQSVVKELSLYIQTNEPEIKGFSDKNLWRMKQFYESYKEIPKISTLLREISWSHNLAIFSRCKSIEEKEFYIKLTKQENYSFRELERQISSSLFERTMIGNSKLSTVLRETNADIANTFKDSYVFDFLNLPETFNESDLQKGLIEQMKNFILELGRDFLFISEEYKVQVGNSDFYIDLLFFHRGLQCLVAFELKADKFKPEHLGQLNFYLEALDRDVKRQNENPSIGVLLCKDKDSEVVEYALSRSLSPTMVSEYKTQLPDKKVLQKKLHELFDNRS; encoded by the coding sequence ATGGATAAAAGGTTCACGGATATTATTGAGCTCATCAAACAGTCTCGTAACAATGCGATAAGAAAAGTCAATGAGGAACTCATCGATCTATATTGGAATATTGGTGAGTATATCAGCAAAAAGGTTGAGCTGAGTGAATGGGGACAATCAGTGGTCAAAGAACTGTCTCTATATATCCAAACCAATGAACCGGAGATCAAAGGATTTTCGGATAAAAATCTTTGGAGGATGAAGCAGTTTTATGAAAGCTATAAAGAAATTCCAAAAATCTCAACACTGTTGAGAGAAATAAGCTGGTCTCATAATCTAGCCATATTCTCCCGATGTAAATCGATCGAAGAAAAGGAATTTTATATTAAGTTGACCAAACAGGAAAATTATAGCTTTCGGGAATTAGAGAGACAAATATCCAGCAGCCTTTTTGAAAGAACCATGATCGGAAATTCAAAACTCTCAACAGTGTTGAGAGAAACCAATGCTGACATCGCCAATACATTTAAAGACAGCTATGTATTTGACTTTTTAAATCTACCAGAAACATTCAACGAAAGTGATCTCCAAAAAGGTCTGATCGAGCAGATGAAAAATTTCATTCTGGAATTAGGACGGGATTTCCTTTTTATCAGCGAAGAGTACAAAGTACAGGTCGGCAATTCGGATTTTTACATCGATCTTTTATTCTTTCACAGAGGACTGCAATGTCTGGTGGCTTTTGAACTAAAAGCAGATAAATTCAAACCGGAACATTTGGGTCAGCTTAATTTCTATTTAGAGGCATTGGACAGAGATGTCAAACGTCAGAATGAAAATCCAAGCATCGGCGTCTTGCTGTGCAAAGACAAAGACAGTGAAGTGGTAGAATATGCTCTCAGCAGAAGCTTATCTCCAACAATGGTTTCTGAATATAAGACTCAACTTCCTGACAAAAAGGTTCTGCAGAAAAAGCTGCACGAATTGTTTGATAACAGATCTTAA
- a CDS encoding DUF3408 domain-containing protein yields the protein MEYEKKNNDDKGIDEQYLMSIMAGSPKKEVLSKTDDSPKEKGETKNKLKNKKTSDLSYVEQFLTHHTMTKRGDKSIYIRSEYHERLSRIIQIIADDQIPLYAYLDNILAYHFEMFEKEITDDFNNKYRPIF from the coding sequence ATGGAATATGAAAAAAAAAACAATGATGATAAGGGGATAGATGAACAATATCTAATGTCCATTATGGCAGGAAGTCCTAAGAAGGAAGTTCTTTCAAAAACTGATGATTCTCCAAAGGAGAAAGGTGAAACAAAAAATAAATTAAAGAATAAAAAAACATCAGATTTAAGCTATGTCGAGCAGTTTCTGACCCACCACACAATGACTAAGCGGGGTGATAAAAGTATCTATATCCGTTCGGAGTATCACGAACGTCTCTCACGTATTATTCAGATTATTGCAGACGACCAAATACCTTTGTATGCTTATCTGGATAATATACTGGCGTATCATTTTGAAATGTTTGAAAAGGAAATCACTGATGATTTTAATAATAAATACCGTCCAATCTTTTAA
- a CDS encoding TraG family conjugative transposon ATPase, which produces MRNSSKAATLESKFPLLAIENDCIISKDADVTVCFKVKLPELFTVASAEYEAMHSAWFKAIKTLPDFTVVHKQDWFIKENYNPDLSREDQSFLSKSFERHFNERTFLNHYCYLFITKTSKERMRMQSNFSSLCKGKLIPKEIKDKEVIHRFLEAVDQLERIMNDSGYIHLERINEDEISGTSESSGLLEQYLTLSREANPSLQDIKLGSEEMRIGNNRISMHTLSDTEDLPGTVSSHSRYEKLSTDRSDCLLSFASPVGLLLNCNHIYNQYLFIDNSDENLRQFERSARKMHSLARYSRANQINKEWIEKYLNEAHSYGLQSIRAHFNVMSWSDNPHELKQLKNDTGSALALMECKPRHNTTDTATLYWAGIPGNAGDFPSEESFYTFIEPALCFFIEETNYQDSPSPFGIKMADRLTGKPIHLDISDLPMKQGIITNRNKFILGPSGSGKSFFTNHMVRQYYEQGAHVLLVDTGNSYQGLCELIKGKTKGEDGVYFTYTEDNPIAFNPFYTDDGVFDIEKRESIKTLILTLWKRDDEPPTRSEEVALSNAVSGYIEKIKSDEQQPSFNGFYDFVKEDYQKVLERKKVREKDFDIANFLNVLEPYYIGGEYDYLLNSEKQLDLLSKRFIVFEIDAIKDHKILFPIVTIIIMEVFINKMRRLKGIRKLILIEEAWKAIAKEGMAEYIKYLFKTVRKFFGEAIVVTQEVDDIIQSPIVKESIINNSDCKILLDQRKYMNKFDDIQAMLGLTDKEKSQVLSINMNNDPKRLYKEVWIGLGGTHSAVYATEVSSEEYLAYTTEETEKMEVMNLASELDGNVEHAIRRISLKRIKSNTKDH; this is translated from the coding sequence ATGAGAAATTCTTCTAAAGCTGCAACTTTGGAAAGTAAATTTCCATTGTTAGCCATTGAAAATGACTGTATCATTTCAAAGGACGCTGACGTTACGGTTTGCTTTAAAGTTAAACTTCCGGAACTGTTTACCGTTGCTTCCGCTGAGTATGAAGCGATGCACTCCGCATGGTTCAAAGCTATCAAGACGCTTCCGGATTTTACCGTGGTTCACAAGCAGGACTGGTTTATCAAAGAGAACTACAATCCTGATCTTTCAAGGGAAGACCAGAGTTTTCTTTCCAAATCATTTGAAAGGCATTTCAATGAGAGAACTTTTTTGAATCACTACTGCTATCTGTTCATTACGAAAACCAGTAAGGAGAGAATGAGGATGCAGAGCAACTTTTCATCTCTGTGCAAAGGTAAGCTGATTCCAAAAGAGATTAAGGACAAGGAAGTTATTCATCGATTTCTAGAAGCTGTGGACCAGTTGGAACGGATAATGAATGACAGCGGTTATATCCATCTCGAAAGAATAAATGAAGATGAGATATCAGGAACTTCAGAAAGCTCAGGTTTACTGGAACAGTATCTCACTTTATCTCGTGAAGCCAATCCCTCATTGCAGGACATTAAGTTGGGATCTGAAGAAATGCGGATTGGTAACAACCGTATTAGTATGCATACGTTGTCTGACACTGAAGATTTGCCAGGCACTGTTTCATCACACAGCCGTTATGAAAAGTTGAGTACGGACCGCAGTGATTGTCTGCTGTCATTTGCTTCCCCTGTGGGACTTCTACTAAACTGCAATCATATATACAACCAGTATCTGTTCATTGACAACAGTGATGAAAATCTTAGGCAGTTTGAAAGATCCGCAAGGAAAATGCATTCACTCGCAAGATACAGCAGAGCCAATCAGATCAATAAAGAGTGGATTGAAAAGTATCTGAATGAAGCCCATTCTTATGGTTTACAGTCTATACGTGCTCATTTCAATGTGATGTCGTGGTCTGACAATCCTCATGAGCTAAAGCAGTTAAAGAATGATACAGGCAGTGCGTTAGCATTGATGGAATGTAAGCCCCGCCATAATACTACCGATACAGCGACATTATATTGGGCTGGAATTCCGGGCAATGCAGGAGATTTTCCAAGTGAAGAAAGTTTCTACACGTTTATTGAACCTGCATTGTGCTTTTTTATCGAGGAAACCAATTATCAGGATTCACCGTCACCATTTGGTATTAAAATGGCAGATCGCCTGACCGGAAAACCGATTCATTTGGATATTTCTGATCTGCCGATGAAGCAAGGGATCATTACCAACCGGAATAAGTTCATCCTCGGACCTTCAGGCAGCGGTAAGTCTTTCTTTACAAACCACATGGTGCGTCAGTATTATGAACAGGGTGCTCATGTTCTTTTGGTTGATACCGGAAATTCCTACCAGGGATTATGTGAATTGATTAAAGGAAAAACCAAAGGAGAGGACGGGGTTTATTTTACCTATACAGAGGATAATCCCATTGCTTTCAATCCATTCTATACTGATGACGGCGTCTTTGATATCGAAAAAAGAGAGAGTATTAAAACCTTGATTTTAACGCTTTGGAAAAGAGATGATGAACCACCGACCCGTTCTGAGGAAGTGGCATTATCCAATGCAGTAAGCGGTTATATCGAAAAGATTAAATCCGACGAACAACAACCCTCTTTCAATGGATTCTATGACTTTGTCAAAGAGGATTATCAGAAAGTACTTGAGCGAAAAAAGGTCAGAGAAAAGGATTTTGATATTGCGAACTTTCTCAATGTGTTGGAACCTTACTACATAGGAGGGGAGTATGACTATTTGCTCAATTCGGAAAAGCAGCTGGACCTCTTATCAAAACGTTTCATTGTCTTTGAAATCGATGCTATTAAAGATCATAAAATTCTCTTTCCAATAGTTACCATTATCATTATGGAGGTCTTCATCAATAAGATGCGAAGACTTAAAGGAATTAGAAAACTAATACTAATTGAAGAAGCATGGAAAGCGATTGCTAAAGAAGGAATGGCGGAGTACATCAAGTATTTATTCAAAACGGTAAGGAAATTCTTCGGGGAAGCCATAGTAGTGACGCAGGAAGTCGATGATATTATCCAGTCACCGATTGTGAAAGAAAGTATCATTAACAATTCGGATTGTAAGATTCTTCTTGACCAAAGGAAGTACATGAACAAGTTCGATGATATCCAGGCAATGCTCGGATTGACTGATAAAGAAAAATCCCAGGTTCTTTCAATTAATATGAACAATGATCCAAAGCGACTGTACAAAGAGGTTTGGATAGGATTAGGCGGAACGCACTCTGCGGTCTATGCCACTGAAGTGTCCAGTGAGGAATATCTGGCTTATACCACCGAAGAAACTGAAAAAATGGAAGTGATGAATCTTGCATCAGAACTTGACGGTAATGTAGAACATGCCATCAGGAGGATATCTCTTAAGAGAATCAAATCGAATACAAAAGACCATTAA
- the traJ gene encoding conjugative transposon protein TraJ yields MEPNNLHEVLRSVYEEMMPMCADMAAVAKGVAGLGALFYVALKVWQSLSRAESIDLFPMLRPFAIGICIIFFSTLVLGGLNGVMSPIVQGSHSMLENQVLDMNELQQKKDLLEREAMLRNPEMAYLISNEEFDKKLEELGWSPSDLVTMSGMYIEREMFAIKKDIRDGFREFLEILFQSAALVIDTIRTFFLIVLSILGPIAFAISVWDGFQTTLTQWLTRYISVYLWLPVADIFSAILAKIQALILERDIEMLADPTFIPDTSNTVYIIYMVIGIIGYFTVPTVTGWVIQAGGAGNFMRNVNQTATKSGNIAGAAAGSATGNISGRLLK; encoded by the coding sequence ATGGAACCGAACAATTTACACGAAGTACTGCGTTCCGTTTATGAAGAAATGATGCCGATGTGCGCTGATATGGCTGCTGTAGCAAAAGGAGTCGCAGGATTAGGCGCTTTATTCTATGTGGCATTAAAAGTTTGGCAGTCATTGAGCCGTGCGGAATCCATCGATTTGTTTCCAATGCTGAGACCTTTTGCCATTGGCATCTGCATTATTTTTTTTTCAACATTGGTATTAGGAGGATTAAATGGCGTTATGAGTCCGATTGTTCAGGGAAGTCATTCAATGTTGGAAAACCAGGTATTGGATATGAATGAACTACAGCAGAAAAAAGATCTTTTAGAGCGGGAAGCCATGCTCAGAAATCCAGAGATGGCTTATTTGATTTCTAATGAAGAGTTTGACAAAAAACTGGAAGAACTTGGATGGTCACCATCTGATTTGGTCACGATGTCAGGAATGTATATCGAAAGAGAAATGTTTGCGATCAAGAAAGATATCAGAGATGGTTTCCGCGAGTTTCTTGAAATCCTTTTTCAGTCAGCAGCATTGGTTATCGATACCATCAGAACCTTCTTTCTGATCGTTCTTTCAATCCTGGGACCGATAGCCTTTGCGATTTCCGTCTGGGATGGTTTTCAGACCACACTGACCCAATGGCTGACAAGATATATCAGTGTTTATTTGTGGCTTCCTGTTGCCGATATATTCAGTGCCATTCTGGCGAAGATCCAGGCCCTTATTCTGGAACGGGATATAGAGATGCTTGCTGACCCCACTTTTATTCCTGACACTTCAAATACGGTTTATATTATTTATATGGTGATTGGCATCATCGGCTATTTTACAGTACCAACGGTTACAGGCTGGGTGATACAGGCAGGAGGAGCAGGCAATTTCATGCGTAATGTGAACCAGACCGCTACAAAGTCGGGTAATATTGCGGGCGCTGCAGCAGGTTCTGCAACAGGTAATATTTCGGGAAGATTATTAAAATAA
- the traK gene encoding conjugative transposon protein TraK, which translates to MEFKTLRNIESSFKQIRLFTFVFVVLCFGVVGVVVFKSYEFAEEQRQKIYVLDNGKSLMVALSQDMSINRPVEAREHVRRFHELFFTIAPDKNAIESNVKRAFNLADQSAFNYYKDLQEKGYYNRIISGNIQQRIEVDSVVANFDSYPYAVKTYARQFIIRSSNLTIRNLVTNCSLVNSVRSDSNPQGFTIEKFNVIENKDVETVER; encoded by the coding sequence ATGGAATTTAAAACTTTAAGAAATATTGAGAGCAGTTTCAAGCAGATCCGATTATTTACATTTGTTTTTGTGGTGTTGTGTTTTGGTGTTGTAGGCGTGGTGGTATTTAAATCCTACGAGTTTGCCGAAGAGCAGCGTCAGAAGATTTATGTGCTGGATAACGGTAAATCATTGATGGTAGCACTTTCACAGGATATGTCGATCAATAGACCGGTTGAAGCTAGGGAGCATGTGAGAAGATTTCATGAATTGTTCTTCACGATAGCTCCGGATAAGAATGCGATTGAAAGTAATGTGAAAAGGGCTTTTAATTTGGCTGACCAATCCGCATTTAACTACTACAAGGACCTCCAGGAGAAAGGATACTATAACAGAATCATTTCCGGTAATATCCAGCAGAGGATTGAAGTGGACAGTGTTGTTGCCAACTTCGACAGTTATCCCTACGCCGTAAAAACTTATGCCAGACAGTTTATTATCAGATCCAGTAATCTTACCATCAGAAATTTGGTCACGAACTGCTCACTGGTGAACTCCGTACGGTCTGACAGCAATCCACAGGGATTTACGATAGAAAAATTCAACGTGATTGAAAACAAAGATGTAGAAACTGT
- a CDS encoding DUF4134 domain-containing protein, whose amino-acid sequence MKRQRKKILVLGLSLMLVSGVFAQGNGSAGINEATQMVTSYFEPATQLIYAIGAVVGLIGGVKVYNKFSSGDPDTSKTAASWFGACIFLIVAATILRSFFL is encoded by the coding sequence ATGAAAAGACAAAGAAAAAAAATTCTGGTATTAGGTCTAAGCCTGATGCTTGTAAGTGGTGTCTTTGCCCAGGGTAATGGTTCCGCGGGAATCAATGAGGCAACACAGATGGTCACCTCTTATTTTGAACCCGCTACCCAATTAATTTACGCTATCGGTGCTGTAGTTGGGCTAATCGGAGGTGTAAAGGTTTACAACAAGTTCAGCAGTGGTGATCCAGACACCAGTAAAACTGCTGCAAGCTGGTTTGGAGCATGTATCTTCCTAATTGTTGCAGCGACAATTCTTCGCTCATTCTTCCTTTAA
- a CDS encoding DUF4141 domain-containing protein has product MKNLIIKTVMVAFFATVTFAKAQFVVTDPANLASGILNSANEIVQTSSTVSNVVKNFNEVKKVYEQGKEYYDKLKAVNNLVKDARKVQQTVLLVGDVSEMYVNNFGKMLNDPNFNAQELASIANGYSALLTESTELLKELKEIISSNGLSLNDKERMDVIDRVYKEVKAYHNLVRYYTNKNISVSYLRAKKQNNTQRVLDLYGTSNQKYW; this is encoded by the coding sequence ATGAAAAATTTAATCATTAAAACAGTAATGGTAGCATTCTTCGCTACCGTAACATTTGCGAAAGCACAATTTGTAGTGACTGATCCAGCTAATCTGGCATCAGGTATTTTGAACTCTGCCAACGAAATTGTACAGACTTCGTCAACGGTGTCCAACGTTGTTAAGAACTTCAACGAGGTCAAAAAGGTGTACGAGCAGGGTAAAGAGTATTATGATAAGCTCAAAGCTGTCAATAATCTGGTAAAAGATGCCAGAAAGGTCCAGCAAACTGTTCTTTTAGTGGGTGATGTTTCTGAAATGTATGTCAATAATTTCGGCAAAATGCTCAATGACCCCAACTTTAATGCGCAGGAATTAGCATCTATTGCGAATGGTTATTCTGCTCTTTTGACGGAGAGCACGGAGCTGCTGAAAGAACTCAAAGAAATTATCTCATCCAACGGCCTGTCCCTCAACGACAAAGAAAGAATGGATGTTATTGATCGAGTGTACAAAGAAGTGAAAGCATATCATAATCTTGTACGCTACTATACCAATAAGAATATTTCAGTAAGCTATCTGAGGGCAAAAAAACAGAACAACACCCAAAGGGTGTTAGATCTTTACGGAACCTCCAATCAAAAATACTGGTAA
- a CDS encoding DUF4133 domain-containing protein, giving the protein MKTYHINKGIGRTVEFKGLKAQYLFIFAGGLLGVLIFVMIMYMAGVNTYLCLIIGGSISGLLIWQTFALNRKYGEHGLMKLGARRKHPKYIISRKSIYRYLKANPKNAGV; this is encoded by the coding sequence ATGAAAACCTATCATATTAATAAAGGAATAGGGAGGACAGTAGAATTTAAGGGTCTTAAAGCACAGTACCTTTTTATTTTCGCAGGTGGCTTGCTGGGGGTGCTGATCTTTGTCATGATTATGTATATGGCTGGTGTCAATACTTATCTCTGTCTCATTATAGGGGGATCCATTAGTGGACTTCTCATCTGGCAGACTTTTGCGCTGAACAGAAAATACGGAGAACATGGCTTGATGAAATTGGGTGCACGCAGAAAGCATCCTAAGTACATCATTAGCCGTAAGAGTATTTACCGGTATCTAAAAGCTAACCCTAAAAATGCAGGTGTATGA